The Aureimonas mangrovi genome contains the following window.
GTTCCAGCTCATCCGCATCGCCAAGCGCGTCTGGAACGAGACGCCGCTGCGCAGGATGACGCGCCTTCGATTGGAGCATGCTCGAGCCCTGCTCGAGCAGACAGCGTTCTCGATCATCTCCATTGCCCTGGAATGCGGTTATTCGAACCCCACGCATTTCACCGTGGCGTTCCGCCGGGCTTACGGAATTTCCCCGACACGCTATCGGCAAGAGCGCAGAGCCGAGCGTCGCGCAATCTCGCGATGATCGGCCGCAATCTCGCGAGCGACGCGCTTCTTTGGATCGCCTCTAATCGGATGAAGGCGTTCAACGCCGCCAGAGGCCGACCAAGGAAGCTCCCATGGATCGAACGAAGACCTGCGCAGCGCATCCGCCGCGCGCGCTAGAACTCAACCGTCGCGAACTGATGCTCGGCACGGCGTCGGCAGCGGCGGCCGGTAGCCTGCCGTCGACCGTCCATGCGCAGGGTTCATCGGCGCAGTCCGAGCTCGCCCATTTCACGGCGGACCTGACGACGCGGGTCAACGGGATCAGCCATACGGTCGAGATCGACACGCGCACCTCGGCCCTTGACCTTCTGCGAGAGGTTTTCGGCCTGACAGGCTCGAAGAAGGGGTGCGACCACGGGCAGTGTGGAGCCTGCACGATCCATCTCGACGGACGGCGTGTCGCCTCATGCCTCACACCCGCCGTCCAACTGCACCAGCGCTCTGTCACGACGATCGAGGGCATTGCCGAAGATGGCGGGCCTCTCCATCCGATGCAGCAGGCTTTCATCGATCATGATGCCCTGCAGTGCGGCTACTGCACACCAGGGCAGATCATGGCCGCGATCGCGTGCGTGAACGAAGGCAACGCGTCGTCAGCGGAGCGCATCCGCGAATACATGAGCGGCAATATCTGCCGCTGCGGCGCTTATGCCGGCATCGTTGCGGCTATTCAGCAGGCCGCTCCTGTGATGCAGGAGGGCTGAGGCATGCGGCCCTTCGCCTATTCCCGAGCCTCCTCCAGCGAGGATGCCGTTCGCCGCCTCGCGATGTCCGACGGCGCGAAGCTGATGGCCGGCGGCACCACGCTCTACGATCTGATGAAGATCGGGGCCGAGGCTCCGTCTTCCGTCATCGACATCAACGCCCTTCACGACCTCTCCTTCATCGAGGCGGACCGGGACAAAGGCCTGCGTCTCGGCGCACTCGCACGGATGAGTGACGTCGCCGCCGAGCCGGCGATCGTGGAGGGATATCCCGCCATTTCGCAGTCGCTCTGGCTCGCCGCCTCACAGCAGCTTCGCAACATGGCCAGTCTGGGCGGCAATCTTCTGCAGCGTACGCGCTGCGCCTATTTCCGCACCGGCGCACCCTATGCCTGCAACAAGCGCGAACCGGGAACCGGTTGCTCGGCGGTCGGAGGAATCGACCGAGGTCACGCCCTGTTCGGTGCAAGCCAGAACTGCAGTGCGGTCTATCCCGGCGACTTCGCGATCGCGCTCGTCGCCTTCGATGCTCAGCTCGACGTCCTGGGGCCGAATGGCAATCGCACGCTCCCCGTCGAGGGACTGTACCGCGACCCTGGCGGGACGCCGGAGCAGGATACAACCATCGCCGCGGACGAGATCATCACCGCTATCCGCGTTCCCGTGACGCCGTTCTCCCGGCGCTCGACCTACCTCAAGATCCGCGACCGTGCCTCCTACGCCTTCGCGCTCGTCTCGGCAGCAGTCGCCCTCGACCTGGAGGACGGGATCGTGCGTCAGGCGCGGATCGCCCTTGGAGGCGTCGCGACACGTCCCTGGCGCGCCCGCTCGGCGGAGGCCGCCCTGGTCGGCCGCCACCTCGATCGCCAGACCGCTCTCGATGCGGGTGGAATCGCGTTCGCCGATGCTCGCCCGGGCGAGCACAACGGTTTCAAGATCGAACTGGGGCGCCAGACGGTCGCCGACGCTCTAATGACTGCCGCCGAGAGGATCTGATCGATGGCCGATACCCGCTTCGCCTCCATCGCCCGCGTGGACTCCGACGAAAAGGTTCGCGGCCGCTCCATTTACGGCACCGATCGCGTACTGCCTCACATGGTTCATGCCGCGTTGGCGACGGCGCCGATCACCAGGGGAACGATCCGCTCGATCGCTTCCGAGCGAGCCCTCGCGATGCCCGGCGTGCGGCTCGTGATGACGCACGAGGATATCGACGTCGTCGAGCCGGCCGGCTTCCTCCTTTCTGGCCAGGGATACGCGTTCCAGAGCGTACAGCCGTTGACCTCGAACGAGGTCGTTCATCGCGGGCAACCGGTCGCGGTCGTCGTCGCCGATACGCTCGAAACGGCGTTGGAGGGCGCCAAGGCGCTGGAGATCGACTATGAAGAGGCGCCCTTCCAGCCGCTCCTCGGCGCAGCTTCCCCTGACGATATCGTCGCGCAGCAGGGGTCCCCTTTGCCCGAGGCGTTCGCCGACAAGATCGCCGGCGATGCGGACGCGGCGATCGAAGGTGCGCCGGTGCGCATCGATGCGACCTTCGAATTCCACGCACAGCACCAGAACCCGATGGAGCTGATCTCCACAGTGGCGCAGTGGCGCGGCGACCGGCTGATCGTCCACGAAGGCACGCAGAACGCGGGGGCCATCCGCTTCGGCCTGGCGCGGATGTTCGGCATCGACGCGGATCTGATCGAGATCATCTCGCCTCATGCCGGCGGCGGGTTCGGTCAGAAGAACTCGATGCAGGCTCAGACATTCCTCGCCGCCTTCGCGGCCCGGCGCCTCGGCCGCCCGGTGAAGCTCGCTCTAACGCGAGAGCAGACCTTCCACACCGCAAGTTTCAGGCCGGCGGCGCACCATCGCGTAGCGCTCGGCGCGACGCGCGAAGGGCAGATCGTCGGCGCCGTCCACGAGGTCGACCAGCAGACCTCCCGGCACGACTTCTTTCCCAGTTCCTCGACGGAGATCACGGCCAGGCTGCACGGCATCGCCAACTTCCGCGGCAGCGAACGCATGGTGCGGACCGACACGCAGACCCCGGGCTACATGCGCGCTCCCTTCGAGCATGGCGGCACCTTCGCCTTCGAAACCGCGATCGACGAACTGGCCTGCGAACTGGAGATCGACCCCGTCGCCCTGCGGCTCGCCAACGACGCCTCGCAGGATCCGTTGACCGGCCGCCCGTTCTCCTCGCGCTTCCTCGCCGAATGCCTGACCATCGGCGCAGAGCGTTTCGGCTGGGCCGGGCGTCCGATGAGGGCAGGATCGATGACGGCCGAGAATGGCGATCTGATCGGCTGGGGCGTCGCCTGCGGCGCCTACAAAGCCTCGACGGCACCGGCGGCCGCCACGATCGAGGCGCATGCCGACGGACGCGTTCGCGTCAACGTCACGGGCCACGAGATGGGTCAGGGCCTTCGCACCGTAATCGCGAACCTCGTCGCCCGGCGCCTGAGGGCCGACGCCTCGCGCGTCGAACTCGTGCTCGGAAACACGCGGGGCGTTCCTCAGCACCTGACTGCGGGATCATGGGGCACGGCGACGGCAGTTCCGGCGGTCGAGGCCGCCGCGGACGCCCTTCTGGAGCAGTTGATCGACGCGGTGCCGGATGCCGGGCAATTGCCGATCGACGAAGTGCTGCGGCAGGCGGGGCTTGCAGAACTCTCCTCGCAGGCAAGGCACAAGGCGCCCGGCCAGCCTGATGCGGTCTATGAGCGCCTCGCGACCGGCCTGCCGGCAGCGATGGGGCCGGCCTATCCGGAATTCGTCGGCATGAGCTACATCGCGCACTTCGTGGAGGTGCGGATCGAAGGCAGCACGCGAAGGGTGCGGGTCCCGCGCGTTGTCAGCGTTGCAGACTGCGGACGGGTGGTCAGCCCGGTGACGGCCGCGAGCCAGGTGCGCGGCGGTGTCGTCGGCGGCATCGGCGCAACGCTGATGGAGATCAGCGAGATCGACCCGCGCCACGGTGGCTTCCTGAACGCCGACCTCGCCGAATACGTCGTTCCAGTGAACGCCGACATCGGTGAGATCGAGGTCCATTTCGTCGACGAACCAGATCCGCTTCTGAACGCAACGGGAGCGAAGGGGCTCGGGGAGGTGGCCATGACAGGCGTCGGCGCCGCCCTTGCGAACGCCATCCACCACGCGACGGGCCGCCGGCACCGCAACCTGCCGATTCGCCTCGACCAGATGTGGTCTGCCCCTTGAACGGCTGGATCCTTCTTCAGGGTAGAACCATAGTTCGGGATGGACACGTTCAATGGGGGAGGGTCAGCACTCCCTGTCCGCCAAGGTAGGAGACGGGCAGGCGGTCGGTACGTACGCGTTTCCATATCTTCACGTCTTGACAGAGCTTCGGCCGCGGATGACTTATCCGCCCGATCCAGGTGCCGGGGGAGACCTCGGGTAAAAGGGAATCCGGTCAGGGCTCTTGCCTCACTCCGGAACTGCCCCCGCAACTGTAGGCGGAGAGCCTGCCCGAAACGCCACCGCCTCAGATGAGGTTGGGAAGGCCGGGTGAGGCGACGACCCGCAAGTCAGGAAACCTGCCTGGATCGATCACCTGTTCCGGCCGCGGGCGGCGTGTCGGGAGCGGCTCTTCCGCCAGGGTGACATCGCTGCTTCGCGGGTTGGCCCGTGAAGCGATGTTTTGTTGCACGGCCCCCGAAGGGCCGACCTGAAGGCATGTCACGATGACGACCGAACAGACGCCCCGCCGCCGCGCTCCGCACCGCGCCGACCATGTCGGCTCTCTTCTTCGGCCGAGCGAAGTGCGCGAACTGCGCGACGCCGGTATCTTCGACGAACGCCTGCGTCAGGCCGAGGATGAAGCGGTCGGCGAACTGGTTCGGTTACAGAAGGATGCGGGCCTGCGCGTCTTCACCGACGGCGAAGTGCGCCGGCAGTTCTGGCACTACGACTTCATGGGGATGCTCAACGGCCTCGACATGAAAGCCTCGACGCGGTCGCTGCCGTTCCAGACCGAACACAAGACGCCGCCGGTCGAGGCGCACCTGACCGGACCGCTCGACTTCCCCGCCGACCACCCGATGATCGAGCACTTCACCTTCCTGAAGGGTCTGGTCAAGCCGGAAGACGGCATCGCCAAGATTTCGATCCCCGGTCCGTCGGCCTGTCATTTTCGCATGGAAGCCGAGAACATCGAGTACGCTCCCTATCGCGACGACGAGGTCCTCTTCGCCGACATCGCCGAGACGTACAGGAAGGCGGTTCAGGCCTTCTACGACGCCGGCTGCCGCTACCTGCAGCTCGACGACATCTTCTTCGCCTATCTCGGCGACGAGAAGCAGCGCGAGCAGCGCCGCGCCCGCGGGCAGGATCCCGACAAGCTGATCGAGCGCTACGCCTGGATGCTCGAGGAGGCGATCAAGGACCGTCCCGCAGACCTCGTGGTCGGCATGCACATGTGCCGCGGCAACTTCCGCTCCTCGCACGTCGCCGAAGGCGGCTACGACGCGGCGGCCGATGCGATCTTCAACCACACGTCGGTCGACGTCTACTTCATGGAGTACGACACGGAGCGCGCCGGCGGGCTGGAGCCCCTCAGGCTCCTGCCGAAGGGCGACAAGCGGGTCATGGCGGGCTTCATCACCACCAAGACCGGCGAGCTGGAGAGCATGGACTGGCTGCGCTCCAAGTTCGAAGAGGCGTCGCGCTACGTCGACATGGACCAGCTCGGCATCGCGCCGCAGTGCGGCTTCGCATCCACCGAGCATGGCAATGCCATCACCGAGGATGAGGAACGCCGCAAGCTGGAACTCGTGGTGAAGACGGCGGAGGCGATCTAGGGCGAGAACTGATCCGCTTCGACCGCCTGTCCCTGTCTCTCATCCAAGGAACGTCCCGATGAAGAACCTCAAGCGCGTCGTCCTCGCCGCAGCGCTCCTGGTCGTCGCTCCCGCCTCGGCCGAAACGCTGAAGCTCGCTCATTTCGTCGCGCCGACTCACACGTTGACCGAAGCCATCGTCACGCCGTTGACCGAGGGCATCGCGCCGTCGGGCCTGGTGATCGAAACTTATCCGGCGGGAAAGCTCGGTGCCGGTCCTGCCGACCAGTATGTCCGGGTCGTGCAGGGCGTCGCCGATATCGTCTGGGGCCTGCCGGGCTACACCTCCTCGCAGTTTCCGCTCGCCATGCTGACCGAACTGCCGGGCGCGCAGCCCGACGGAATGACCGGCGCCGATTTCCTCTGGAACGGCTACGACGCGGGGCTTCTGGAGCGGGAGTTTCCGCGAACCGAGCCACTGGCGCTGTGGACCGCCGAGCCCGCGGTCCTTATTCTGCGCGACCACGAAGTTCGCGAGCCGCAGGATCTGCGCGGCCTGAAGATCCGGGTTTCCTCCTCAATCACAGGCGAGATCGTGCAGGCGCTCGGGGCGATCCCGGTTCAGATGGCGGCCACCGACGTCTACAACGCGATGCAGACCGGCCTCGTCGATGGCGTCATCACCGGCTCTTCGGCGATCTCGGATTTTCGCTTCGACGAGGTTCTGTCGCACGTCACGCTCGGTATCCCGCTCGGCAACCAGTCCTTTTACGTCGTCGCCAATGCGGCGCGTGTCGGGAGCCTGCCGGACAGCGAGCGTGAAGCTCTTCGTGCGGCGAGCGGACGCGAGCTCTCGCGTCATGCCGAAGCGGCCTGGAACGCCAAGGGTGAGAGCGCCATCGCGGCGCTTCGCGAACGCGATCAGGGGATCGTCACCGAACTGACCCCCGACGAGATGTCCGCCTTTGAGGCGATTCTCCTGCCTCTCACGCAGGAGAAGGTTGCCGAACTCGGGGCTGAAGAGGCCTTCGCCACCATGCGGGGCGGGCAGTGAACACAAGCCTCGTTGAGCGCGGCATCGACGCGCTCGCCCGGTTCTGCGCGCGCCTTGCCGGTGCGGTACTCCTCGGCGTCACTGCCATGCTGCTTGCCGACGTCGCCGGCCGGTTCTTCGGCCACCCGCTTTTCGGCGCGCAGGACGTGGCGGAGATGTCGATGGTGATCATCACCTTCGGTGTCGTCGCGCTCCTCGACAGGCGCGGCGATCAGATCCGCGTTGATCTCTTCGGTCCGGTCATGTCGGCGCGGTTCCGGCGCGTGGTGGATCGCCTGTCCTCGCTTCTCGCCGCTGTCATCTGGCTGACCCTCGCCTGGACGCAGGTGGATGCGGCGGAGCTTTCGAGTCTTCTGTCGCTCTCCACCAACATCCTCGGCATCCCGCGCGCGCCGTTCGAATATGCACTGGCCGCCTTTGCCGCCACCGCCGGCGTCAGCGCGCTGGCGAGCGCTTTCCTGCCGTGCAGGAGCCAGCCTCATGCCTGAGACGCTCGCCGGCCTCCTCGGCATCTTCGCGCTTCTCGCCCTGATTCTTCTTCGCGTGCCGGTGGCGTTCGCCATGTTCGCGATCGGGTTCGTCGGCATCACGGCGCTGTCGGGCGTGAATGCCGCCCTGGCGCTTCTAGCTTCGGAGTCGTTTGCGCTCGCCGCTCGCTACGAACTCATCGTCATCCCGCTCTTTATTCTGATGGGCAATCTGGCGACGCGCTCAGGAATGAGCCGCGAGCTCTATGCCGCCGCATACGTCCTCGTCGGGCGCCTGCGCGGCGGGCTCGCCATGGCGACGCTTCTCGGCTGCGGCGCCTTCGCCGCCCTCTGCGGTTCCTCGATCGCCTCCGCGCTGACGATGGGCAAGGTCTCGCTCGGCGAAATGGAACGATACCGCTATTCGCCGCGCCTCGCGACGGCGACCGTGGCGGCGGGCGGTACGCTCGGCATCCTGATCCCGCCCTCCACCGGCTTCGTGATCTACGCGATCCTGACCGAGCAATCGATCGGACGCCTTTTCCTTGCGGGGCTCCTGCCGGGTCTCCTGCTTCTAGCCCTCTTCATGCTGACTGTAGCGCTTCTCTGCCGGCTGAACCCGGACGCCGGGCCGGCGGGCGAGCGGCCCACGCGGGGGTTGGGCCGGCGTGCGATTGCCGGCGCCGTTCCGGGCCTCGGCGTGATCGTAGCCACGATCGGCGGGCTCTACGCCGGCCTCTTCTCCCCGGTCGAAGCGGCGGCCGTGGGCTCGGGGCTCCTCGCGATCCTTGGCCTCGTGCGCCGTGAAATCCGCTTGAAAGACCTGTGGGACGCGGGCCGGGACTCGGCGATGACATCGGCGACGGTCATGCTGATCCTGATCGCCGCCCATCTCGTCAATCCGTTCCTGGCGCTCAGCCACATTCCGCAATGGGTTGGCGAGGCGTTGACCGGCAGCGGTCTCTCGCCCTATGCGGTCCTGGCGCTGATCATCCTGGCTTATCTCCTGCTCGGCATGTTCATGGACGGCTTCGCCATGCTCGTGCTGACGCTGCCGATTTTCTTCCCGGTCGTGATGGCGCTCGGCTTCGATCCGATCTGGTTCGGCGTCATCGTCATGATCGTCCTGGAGATCGGTCTTCTGTCGCCGCCGGTCGGCATGAACGTCTTCATCGTCCATTCCATTGCGCGGCACGTTCCGCAGTCGCAGATCTACCGCGGCGTCCTGCCGTTCTGGGCGGCGATGATCGTGGCGCTCGCGATCCTCGTCGCGATCCCGCAGATCGCC
Protein-coding sequences here:
- a CDS encoding (2Fe-2S)-binding protein is translated as MDRTKTCAAHPPRALELNRRELMLGTASAAAAGSLPSTVHAQGSSAQSELAHFTADLTTRVNGISHTVEIDTRTSALDLLREVFGLTGSKKGCDHGQCGACTIHLDGRRVASCLTPAVQLHQRSVTTIEGIAEDGGPLHPMQQAFIDHDALQCGYCTPGQIMAAIACVNEGNASSAERIREYMSGNICRCGAYAGIVAAIQQAAPVMQEG
- a CDS encoding FAD binding domain-containing protein produces the protein MRPFAYSRASSSEDAVRRLAMSDGAKLMAGGTTLYDLMKIGAEAPSSVIDINALHDLSFIEADRDKGLRLGALARMSDVAAEPAIVEGYPAISQSLWLAASQQLRNMASLGGNLLQRTRCAYFRTGAPYACNKREPGTGCSAVGGIDRGHALFGASQNCSAVYPGDFAIALVAFDAQLDVLGPNGNRTLPVEGLYRDPGGTPEQDTTIAADEIITAIRVPVTPFSRRSTYLKIRDRASYAFALVSAAVALDLEDGIVRQARIALGGVATRPWRARSAEAALVGRHLDRQTALDAGGIAFADARPGEHNGFKIELGRQTVADALMTAAERI
- a CDS encoding xanthine dehydrogenase family protein molybdopterin-binding subunit: MADTRFASIARVDSDEKVRGRSIYGTDRVLPHMVHAALATAPITRGTIRSIASERALAMPGVRLVMTHEDIDVVEPAGFLLSGQGYAFQSVQPLTSNEVVHRGQPVAVVVADTLETALEGAKALEIDYEEAPFQPLLGAASPDDIVAQQGSPLPEAFADKIAGDADAAIEGAPVRIDATFEFHAQHQNPMELISTVAQWRGDRLIVHEGTQNAGAIRFGLARMFGIDADLIEIISPHAGGGFGQKNSMQAQTFLAAFAARRLGRPVKLALTREQTFHTASFRPAAHHRVALGATREGQIVGAVHEVDQQTSRHDFFPSSSTEITARLHGIANFRGSERMVRTDTQTPGYMRAPFEHGGTFAFETAIDELACELEIDPVALRLANDASQDPLTGRPFSSRFLAECLTIGAERFGWAGRPMRAGSMTAENGDLIGWGVACGAYKASTAPAAATIEAHADGRVRVNVTGHEMGQGLRTVIANLVARRLRADASRVELVLGNTRGVPQHLTAGSWGTATAVPAVEAAADALLEQLIDAVPDAGQLPIDEVLRQAGLAELSSQARHKAPGQPDAVYERLATGLPAAMGPAYPEFVGMSYIAHFVEVRIEGSTRRVRVPRVVSVADCGRVVSPVTAASQVRGGVVGGIGATLMEISEIDPRHGGFLNADLAEYVVPVNADIGEIEVHFVDEPDPLLNATGAKGLGEVAMTGVGAALANAIHHATGRRHRNLPIRLDQMWSAP
- a CDS encoding 5-methyltetrahydropteroyltriglutamate--homocysteine S-methyltransferase, yielding MTTEQTPRRRAPHRADHVGSLLRPSEVRELRDAGIFDERLRQAEDEAVGELVRLQKDAGLRVFTDGEVRRQFWHYDFMGMLNGLDMKASTRSLPFQTEHKTPPVEAHLTGPLDFPADHPMIEHFTFLKGLVKPEDGIAKISIPGPSACHFRMEAENIEYAPYRDDEVLFADIAETYRKAVQAFYDAGCRYLQLDDIFFAYLGDEKQREQRRARGQDPDKLIERYAWMLEEAIKDRPADLVVGMHMCRGNFRSSHVAEGGYDAAADAIFNHTSVDVYFMEYDTERAGGLEPLRLLPKGDKRVMAGFITTKTGELESMDWLRSKFEEASRYVDMDQLGIAPQCGFASTEHGNAITEDEERRKLELVVKTAEAI
- a CDS encoding TRAP transporter substrate-binding protein, with translation MKNLKRVVLAAALLVVAPASAETLKLAHFVAPTHTLTEAIVTPLTEGIAPSGLVIETYPAGKLGAGPADQYVRVVQGVADIVWGLPGYTSSQFPLAMLTELPGAQPDGMTGADFLWNGYDAGLLEREFPRTEPLALWTAEPAVLILRDHEVREPQDLRGLKIRVSSSITGEIVQALGAIPVQMAATDVYNAMQTGLVDGVITGSSAISDFRFDEVLSHVTLGIPLGNQSFYVVANAARVGSLPDSEREALRAASGRELSRHAEAAWNAKGESAIAALRERDQGIVTELTPDEMSAFEAILLPLTQEKVAELGAEEAFATMRGGQ
- a CDS encoding TRAP transporter small permease — encoded protein: MNTSLVERGIDALARFCARLAGAVLLGVTAMLLADVAGRFFGHPLFGAQDVAEMSMVIITFGVVALLDRRGDQIRVDLFGPVMSARFRRVVDRLSSLLAAVIWLTLAWTQVDAAELSSLLSLSTNILGIPRAPFEYALAAFAATAGVSALASAFLPCRSQPHA
- a CDS encoding TRAP transporter large permease — translated: MPETLAGLLGIFALLALILLRVPVAFAMFAIGFVGITALSGVNAALALLASESFALAARYELIVIPLFILMGNLATRSGMSRELYAAAYVLVGRLRGGLAMATLLGCGAFAALCGSSIASALTMGKVSLGEMERYRYSPRLATATVAAGGTLGILIPPSTGFVIYAILTEQSIGRLFLAGLLPGLLLLALFMLTVALLCRLNPDAGPAGERPTRGLGRRAIAGAVPGLGVIVATIGGLYAGLFSPVEAAAVGSGLLAILGLVRREIRLKDLWDAGRDSAMTSATVMLILIAAHLVNPFLALSHIPQWVGEALTGSGLSPYAVLALIILAYLLLGMFMDGFAMLVLTLPIFFPVVMALGFDPIWFGVIVMIVLEIGLLSPPVGMNVFIVHSIARHVPQSQIYRGVLPFWAAMIVALAILVAIPQIATTLPDWVMGVSSR